Genomic window (Haloferax sp. Atlit-12N):
AAGCTGGTTCACTGCACTTGGTGACGGTTCCATCGCCTCACTGATGAACGGCGCTTGGATGCTGGGAACGCTGAAAGCGGAGGTCGGCGACACGAAGGGTAAGTGGGGAGTGATCAAGCCTCCCGCCTTCGAGTCTGGAGGGCCGCGCGCCACCAACTCCGGCGGGTCGAATATGACGATCGCCAAGCAGGTGTCAGACGCGAAGGCTCGCCGTGCTTGGGACTTCATGAAGTTCTCGCTGGCGACAAAAGAGATGCAGACGGAGATCTACAGCGAGTATGGTATCTTCCCGGCCTACAAGCCCTCCTACGAGAGTGACATCTTTTCGTCCGAAATACCCTTCCTCGGCGGACAGAAGGCGGGAGAGTTGTTCACCGAGGTCGCCGAGAATATTCCGGGGTACCGCTACACGACTGCGACGTCTGAAGTGACGAAGGCCATCAACACTCACCTGGGCCGGATGTTCGACGGCAAAGTCACTCCCGAGAAGGCGGTCACGAACGCAGCCGAACAGGTCGCGAAGCGAACCGACCGGAAACTCGCCTGATAGATGAGCCAACGACACGAGCCGAGTTTCTCGGATCGGATTCGATACCGGCGCAAGCAACTTCGGGAGAGTCTTCCGTCTTCTGATCGGAGTGTTCCGTACCTTTTCCTCTCGCCGTTTTTCGCCCTGTTTAGTGTCTTCTTGGCGTTCCCCATCTTCTATACGCTCTACCTCTCGTTTTTCCGCTTCGAAGGGGTGAGCAACTCAACTATCCTCTGGATCGAAACCGCGATATTCGACTACCGGTTGGTTGGCATCTCCGACCTCACGTTCGTCGGGTTCGACAACTACCTAAGGCTCCTGTCGGACTCGCTTTTCCACCAGTCGATGTACAACACCGTGTTCATCCTGCTGGTTCAGGTCCCAATCATGGTGGGGCTAGCTCTCGCTCTTGCGCTCGCATGGAATGCGAGCTTCGTGCGGTTCCGCGGGGTCTTCCGGACGATCATCGCGCTTCCAGTCTCGGCTAACCTCGTGGCCTATGCAACCGTTTTTCTGGTATTGTTCCAGGAGACAGGACTCATCAACTACGCACTCGGACTCGTCGGCATCGGTCCAATACCATGGCTCCAAGACGCGTTTTGGTCTCGGTTTACGATTGTCGGTGCAGTCACTTGGCGCTGGACGGGGTACAACATGATTATCCTCCTCGCGGGACTGCAGAACGTCCCGAAACACCTCTACGAAGCGGCCGAAATCGACGGTGCGAGCCGGTTCGAGAAGTTCAGATATGTCACCGTCCCGCAGCTCCGCCCGGTACTTCTCTTCGTGGTGGTTACATCGACTATCGGGACGTTCAAGCTATTTGCGGAGCCCGTGACGATCTCGCAGGGCGGTGCGCCCCTCGAATCGACGATTACGATCGTACAGTACATCTATCAGACAGCGTTTATCGACTTCCGTCTTGGGTATGCCAGCGCTCTCACGTACGTTCTGATCGCAATCGTGAGTACGCTGTCTCTCGTTCAGATCAAACTGGGGGGGACGAACAATGCATGAGACTACGCGCCGGAGTGGCGTATGGACGTTTACTACGTACGCGTTCATCCTCCTTATGGCGGTCGTGACAATCGTTCCGCTCTACTGGGTACTCATCGCGTCGACACTGCCCGAGGAGGCGTTCCTGTCGTCCGGGTCGCTTCCGCTGCTCCCTGGTGGTGCCTTCCTCGAAAACTTCCGTGCG
Coding sequences:
- a CDS encoding carbohydrate ABC transporter permease, with product MSQRHEPSFSDRIRYRRKQLRESLPSSDRSVPYLFLSPFFALFSVFLAFPIFYTLYLSFFRFEGVSNSTILWIETAIFDYRLVGISDLTFVGFDNYLRLLSDSLFHQSMYNTVFILLVQVPIMVGLALALALAWNASFVRFRGVFRTIIALPVSANLVAYATVFLVLFQETGLINYALGLVGIGPIPWLQDAFWSRFTIVGAVTWRWTGYNMIILLAGLQNVPKHLYEAAEIDGASRFEKFRYVTVPQLRPVLLFVVVTSTIGTFKLFAEPVTISQGGAPLESTITIVQYIYQTAFIDFRLGYASALTYVLIAIVSTLSLVQIKLGGTNNA